Below is a genomic region from Streptomyces ferrugineus.
CGGTGGAGGTGACGGTGATCGCGGTGATCTGGCGTGGCGACAGGCCGATGGCCTTCAGGGCCAGCAGATCGCGCTCGCCCTCGCGGACCGTGCCGCCGATCGCGGTCAGCAGCTCGATGAGCCCGATGAGGGCCAGGACGACGATCAGGCCGACGACGACTCCGCGCAGCGGCGAGAGACCGTCGGCGGGGTTCGGCACGGCGTGCACGTCCAGCCGGCCGTGACCGGCCTCGGTCAGACGGTCGGCGACCTCGGCCGGGTCCGCGCCGGGGCGCAGCCGCAGCTCGTAGAGGGTGGGGCCGAGGCCGGGGTCGTTCTCGCGGAGGGTGTCGAGGGAGGTGGAGATGACGCGGCCGGCGTTCTCCGGTTCGATGCTGCGGCCCACGATGTGCAGGATCTGCGGCTGGTCGCCGACGGTCATCCGCACCCAGTCGCCGACCTTCACATCCAGCAGCTCCAGCAGCCCCTGCCCGGCCACCGCCTCGTCGCGGCCCTGCGCGGCGCGGCCCTCGGCCAGGGCGTACGGGTAGGGGTCCGCATGGGTGCCGAGCCCGCGCAGGGCGATCGTGGCCGTCTGGCCCGGGACCAGCGCGGCCACCTCGACGCCGGGGTAGGCGGCGGCGACCTGCGGGTCGCGTGCCAGCAGCGCCCGGGTGTCGCGGTCGGCCATACCGGAGGCGTGCACCGTGAGGGCGGTCGGCAGGCCGACCTGCTCGGGCCTGCTGTCGAAGCGCTCGATGGTGGTCCACGCGCTCATCGCCACCACGATCAGCAGCAGCGGCAGCGCGAGCCGCGCGATGGTGGCCGGCGACCGCAGGCGACGGGTGAACGCCCGGTGCCAGCCCAGCACCAGCGCGGGCGGCAGCCCTAGGCCGAGAGCCCGGCGCGCCGCCCCCGACAGCCGCCCGCCGAGCGCAGCCGCCCGCCGCGGCACCGGCACCGGTGGCACCCGCCCCGCCCGCCACGCCGCGAGCCCGGTGGTCGCCCCGATGAACAGCACCGCCCCCACCGGCACCGTGAACAGCGCCACGGTGTGGCCGGGCAGCCCCTGCCACACCCCGACGGCGTCCCCGAGCCGCCCCGGGATGCGGTTGCCCAGGCCCTGGATGACGGCAGCGGCGGCCACGGCACCCAGCAGGGCGTAGGCGAGGTGCTGGAGCAGGAAGACGCGGACCACCTGGCCGGGGGTGAAGCCGATCGCCTTCAGCACCGAGATGTCCCGCAGATGGCCGCGGATCCGGGTGCCGATCGCCCCGTGCACGGCGAGCCCGGCGGCGACCAGCGCGCCCAGCCCGAACAGCCCCAGCACCTGTCCGAGCAGCCGGTTGTCGCCCTGCGCCTCGGCGCGGGCCTGCTTCCAGGTGGAGACCTCGCTGACCGCGCCGGCGCCCAGCACGGTCACGGCGCGCTGCACGGCGTAGTCGGTGTCGTCGGGGTTCGTCAGGCGCAGCCCGATGACCTGGCCGCCCGGGTTGCGCACGGCGGACGGCGGCGCCCAGACCAGGCCCGGCTGCTCGCCCGCCCGGTAGCGCGGCTCGGCGCTGTCGGCGATGCCGAGGACGGTCAGGGTCCGGCCGGTGCCGGGCAGGGTGAGGGTGTCGCCGGGCGCGGCCAGCAGGGCCCGGGCCAGGCGGGTCTCCAGGACCACACCGTCGGGGTCGGCGGGGTCCAGCCAGTGTCCGGAGGTCACGAGCGGGCGGCCGACGGAGGGGCGCTCGGGCATGCCGCGCAGTTCGACGGAGGCGCGGGTGCCCTGGGAGGCCAGGGTGGTGGACGCGGTGGGGTAGGGGCCCGCGACGGACTCGACGCCGTCGACGCCGGTCAGCTTCCCGGTGTCCGCCGAGGCGCCGGTGTGCAGCCAGACGTGCGCTCCGTGCGCCTGGGTGAAGACGCGCTGCCAGGGGTTGGTGGCGTAGCCGAAGAGCGCCGTGGCCAGCAGCAGTGAGACGACGATCCCGGCCGTGGCCAGCACGAGGAACAGCGCCTCGCCGCGGTGAGTGCGCAGATCGGAGTGTGCCCAGCGCAGGGTGGCTCGCATCGTCAGTCCTTGAGCTCCAGCACACCCGAGGTCCCGGGCCGGCGCGGCGGGGTGCCGCCGTCCAGCTCGGCGTCGTCGGCGATGCGGCCGTCGAAGAAGCTGATCACCCGGTCCGCGGCGCTCGCGAGCCGGGCGTCATGTGTGACCAGCACGATCGTCTGGCCGCGCTGGTGGAAGCGGGACAGCAGCCGCATCACCTCGCGGGTGCCCTTGCTGTCCAGGCTGCCGGCGGGTTCGTCGGCCAGCAGCAGGGGCGGCCGGTTCACCAGCGCCCGGGCCAGCGCGACCCGCTGCTGCTCGCCGCCGGACAGCTCGCCCGGCATGCTCCGCTCCTTGCCCGCGAGCCCGAGCTCGGTCAGCAGCTCCGACCGCTCGGCGCGCGCCCGCTTCGGCGGCACGCCGGCCAGCAGGGCGGGCAGCTCCACGTTGTCGGCGACGGACAGGTTGGAGACCAGGTTGAAGAACTGGAAGACGATCCCGATGCGCTTTCTGCGCTCCACCGACCAGCGGGCCTCGCTCCAGCGGTCCGCGCACTCGCCGTCCAGCCAGATGCTCCCGCTGTCCGGGCGCTGCAACCCGCCCAGCAGATGCAGCAGGGTCGACTTGCCGGCACCGGACGGGCCGGTGACGGCCACGAACTCGCCCCGCCGCACGGAAAGATCCACACCGCGCACGGCATGCGCCGGGGCGCCCTCGCCGTAATGCGTCTTGACCAGGCCCTCCGCGCGCAGCGCAGGGCTCTCGGCGCGCAGCCCAGGAGCGGAATCGTCGCTCACTCCAACTCCTCCAGCTCTTCCTGGCACCGCTCCAGCCAGTCGAGGTCGGCCTGCAGGTGCAGCATCGCGCCCTCGATCAGCAGGTGCGCGACGCGGTTGTCCCGGTCCTCGGCGG
It encodes:
- a CDS encoding ABC transporter permease, which codes for MRATLRWAHSDLRTHRGEALFLVLATAGIVVSLLLATALFGYATNPWQRVFTQAHGAHVWLHTGASADTGKLTGVDGVESVAGPYPTASTTLASQGTRASVELRGMPERPSVGRPLVTSGHWLDPADPDGVVLETRLARALLAAPGDTLTLPGTGRTLTVLGIADSAEPRYRAGEQPGLVWAPPSAVRNPGGQVIGLRLTNPDDTDYAVQRAVTVLGAGAVSEVSTWKQARAEAQGDNRLLGQVLGLFGLGALVAAGLAVHGAIGTRIRGHLRDISVLKAIGFTPGQVVRVFLLQHLAYALLGAVAAAAVIQGLGNRIPGRLGDAVGVWQGLPGHTVALFTVPVGAVLFIGATTGLAAWRAGRVPPVPVPRRAAALGGRLSGAARRALGLGLPPALVLGWHRAFTRRLRSPATIARLALPLLLIVVAMSAWTTIERFDSRPEQVGLPTALTVHASGMADRDTRALLARDPQVAAAYPGVEVAALVPGQTATIALRGLGTHADPYPYALAEGRAAQGRDEAVAGQGLLELLDVKVGDWVRMTVGDQPQILHIVGRSIEPENAGRVISTSLDTLRENDPGLGPTLYELRLRPGADPAEVADRLTEAGHGRLDVHAVPNPADGLSPLRGVVVGLIVVLALIGLIELLTAIGGTVREGERDLLALKAIGLSPRQITAITVTSTACTALAAVVLGTALGTPLAHWLIDNQGSSSGIGAGIAQGPSAALLLLFGAAAVTGAAALAAVPAARAARRRLADTLSAVA
- a CDS encoding ABC transporter ATP-binding protein encodes the protein MSDDSAPGLRAESPALRAEGLVKTHYGEGAPAHAVRGVDLSVRRGEFVAVTGPSGAGKSTLLHLLGGLQRPDSGSIWLDGECADRWSEARWSVERRKRIGIVFQFFNLVSNLSVADNVELPALLAGVPPKRARAERSELLTELGLAGKERSMPGELSGGEQQRVALARALVNRPPLLLADEPAGSLDSKGTREVMRLLSRFHQRGQTIVLVTHDARLASAADRVISFFDGRIADDAELDGGTPPRRPGTSGVLELKD